From Microbacterium sp. YJN-G, a single genomic window includes:
- a CDS encoding DUF5302 domain-containing protein, with translation MSEDKAVSSEEMKRKFREALDKKNAHSRGGESHMDGDSAVHATHAPQLKREFRRKSG, from the coding sequence ATGAGCGAAGACAAGGCAGTCTCCTCCGAGGAGATGAAGCGCAAGTTCCGCGAAGCGCTCGACAAGAAGAACGCGCACAGCCGCGGCGGTGAGTCGCACATGGACGGCGATTCGGCCGTGCATGCGACGCACGCTCCGCAGCTCAAGCGCGAGTTCCGCCGCAAGAGCGGCTGA
- a CDS encoding DedA family protein — MIPEPLLDVLTGPWGLALMSVIVLGDAFLVVIPGEIAVTALGALAVSQGSPALGVVIAVAAAAAWCGDATCYLVGRTVGVQRWRWMRARRVRVALDWARRRLDSGTATVLFTARFVPFARLAVNLVAGASRLHPPRYLLLAALAATGWASYQAVVGAVIAALLPGGPLVAVVVSVVVAVGLGAGIDLLAARHRRSREVRAERLG, encoded by the coding sequence ATGATCCCCGAACCGCTGCTGGACGTGCTGACCGGCCCGTGGGGCCTGGCGCTGATGAGCGTGATCGTGCTGGGCGACGCGTTCCTGGTGGTCATCCCGGGTGAGATCGCCGTCACCGCACTGGGGGCGCTGGCCGTGTCACAGGGCTCGCCCGCGCTGGGTGTCGTGATCGCCGTGGCCGCCGCAGCGGCCTGGTGCGGAGACGCCACCTGCTACCTGGTGGGGCGCACGGTCGGCGTGCAGCGCTGGCGCTGGATGCGCGCACGGCGGGTGCGCGTGGCGCTGGACTGGGCACGCAGGCGGCTCGACTCGGGCACCGCGACCGTGCTGTTCACGGCACGTTTCGTGCCCTTCGCCCGCCTGGCGGTGAACCTCGTGGCCGGCGCCTCGCGCCTGCATCCGCCGCGCTACCTGCTGCTGGCCGCTCTCGCCGCGACGGGCTGGGCGTCGTACCAGGCTGTGGTGGGCGCCGTCATCGCCGCATTGCTTCCCGGTGGCCCCCTGGTCGCCGTGGTCGTGTCCGTCGTCGTCGCCGTCGGTCTCGGCGCGGGGATCGATCTGCTCGCCGCGCGCCACCGGCGCTCGCGAGAGGTGCGGGCCGAGAGGCTAGGCTGA
- a CDS encoding GDSL-type esterase/lipase family protein encodes MRVAIVTESFLPHMNGVTGSVLQILRHLERTGHRAHVIAPAAPGTPVRSGSARVERVPSVPLPGYRHVRVGTVSAARVHDALRRFDPDVVHLASPFALGWRGVVAAARLDLPVTAAYQTDVAAYTSRYGVSLTTALAESHVARLHRRATLTLAPSRESETQLERLGVDRLRRWGRGVDAERFHPDARDEHWPHRAPGEVVVGYVGRLAPEKQVEDLHALRGIPGIRLVIVGDGPSRPRLEALLPDAVFLGHLAGHELARAMASFDIFVHPGESETFGQTLQEAHASGLPVIATGRGGPLDLVRMGIDGWLYRPGDLDDLRMRVKDLAGDERKRRAFGRAGREAVEGRSWASVCDDLLAHFDEARELHAVDRTLRAPRTRRPEPVTAQQGRRWHRYIALGDSITEGLCDPDADGRERGWADRLALLLAARGGIRYANLAVRSRRVADVCGPQLERALELRPDLVSILVGANDLVLVRADIPALAARLEGAVVRLREGGADVVLVTPFLPRRAESAIYARRFAAFASALAGVAQRTGALLIDADLHEGLGRRPNWAEDLVHLSSRGHRFLAYRVGEALGVPHAEALGALDESLHDHERITRRLWWRRHALPWVWRRLHGRTAGDGRMAKHDDYVLIGRTGARTPQPAD; translated from the coding sequence GTGAGAGTAGCGATCGTCACCGAGTCCTTCCTGCCGCACATGAACGGTGTGACCGGGTCGGTGCTGCAGATCCTGCGGCATCTCGAGCGCACCGGCCACCGAGCCCACGTCATCGCCCCCGCCGCCCCCGGAACGCCGGTGCGCTCGGGCAGCGCCCGGGTCGAGCGCGTTCCCTCCGTGCCCCTCCCCGGGTACCGGCACGTCCGCGTCGGCACCGTCTCGGCGGCGCGCGTGCACGACGCGCTGCGCCGGTTCGATCCCGACGTCGTCCATCTCGCCTCGCCGTTCGCGCTCGGCTGGCGCGGCGTCGTCGCCGCCGCACGCCTCGACCTGCCCGTCACCGCCGCGTACCAGACCGATGTCGCCGCCTACACCTCCCGCTACGGGGTCTCACTGACCACCGCGCTCGCCGAGTCGCATGTCGCCAGGCTGCACCGCCGCGCGACGCTCACGCTCGCGCCGTCCCGCGAATCCGAGACCCAGCTCGAGCGGCTGGGCGTCGACCGGCTGCGCCGGTGGGGAAGGGGAGTGGATGCCGAGCGCTTCCACCCCGACGCCCGCGACGAGCACTGGCCGCATCGTGCGCCGGGAGAGGTCGTCGTCGGGTACGTGGGCCGGCTCGCCCCCGAGAAGCAGGTCGAAGACCTGCATGCGCTGCGCGGCATCCCCGGCATCCGTCTCGTCATCGTCGGCGACGGACCCTCACGTCCGCGCCTGGAGGCGCTGCTGCCGGATGCCGTCTTCCTCGGGCACCTCGCGGGGCACGAACTCGCCCGGGCCATGGCGTCGTTCGACATCTTCGTGCACCCCGGCGAGAGCGAGACCTTCGGGCAGACCCTGCAGGAGGCGCACGCCAGCGGACTGCCGGTGATCGCCACCGGCCGCGGCGGCCCCCTCGATCTGGTGCGGATGGGCATCGACGGCTGGCTCTACCGGCCGGGTGACCTCGACGATCTGCGGATGCGGGTGAAGGACCTCGCAGGTGACGAGCGCAAGCGCCGGGCCTTCGGGCGGGCAGGACGCGAGGCGGTGGAAGGGCGCTCCTGGGCATCGGTGTGCGACGACCTGCTGGCACATTTCGACGAGGCGCGCGAGCTGCACGCGGTCGACCGGACGCTGCGGGCACCCCGCACGCGGCGCCCGGAACCGGTGACCGCGCAGCAGGGGCGGCGCTGGCACCGCTACATCGCGCTCGGCGACTCGATCACCGAAGGGCTGTGCGATCCGGATGCCGACGGTCGCGAGCGCGGCTGGGCCGACAGGCTGGCTCTGCTGCTGGCCGCCCGCGGCGGCATCCGCTACGCGAATCTGGCGGTGCGCTCGCGGCGCGTCGCCGATGTGTGCGGCCCGCAGCTCGAGCGCGCCCTCGAACTGCGCCCGGATCTCGTCTCCATCCTCGTCGGCGCGAACGATCTCGTGCTGGTGCGGGCCGACATCCCGGCCCTTGCAGCCCGGCTGGAGGGCGCGGTGGTGCGGCTGCGTGAGGGGGGAGCGGATGTCGTGCTCGTCACGCCCTTCCTGCCACGTCGTGCCGAGTCGGCGATCTACGCCCGCCGGTTCGCGGCCTTCGCCAGCGCGCTCGCCGGGGTGGCGCAGCGCACCGGCGCGCTCCTCATCGACGCCGACCTTCACGAGGGTCTCGGCCGCCGTCCCAACTGGGCCGAGGACCTCGTGCATCTCTCCAGCCGCGGGCACCGGTTCCTCGCCTACCGGGTCGGCGAGGCGCTCGGCGTCCCGCATGCCGAGGCGCTCGGGGCGCTGGACGAGTCCCTGCACGACCACGAGCGCATCACCAGGCGGCTCTGGTGGCGCAGGCACGCGCTGCCGTGGGTGTGGCGGCGGCTGCACGGACGCACGGCCGGCGACGGCCGTATGGCGAAGCACGACGACTATGTGCTGATCGGGCGCACCGGCGCACGAACCCCGCAGCCCGCCGACTGA